DNA from Alnus glutinosa chromosome 2, dhAlnGlut1.1, whole genome shotgun sequence:
AGTTCGAAATGTATTGAACCGTGGTGCTTCAACATTTACACTTGCTTACCTTAATTTTCTGATCACTGTTGTGAGTGTCAACAAGCTACGGTTGATGTGACTGCCTTCCTTCAATCTTGTACCGTCCGCATTTGTTTGGGAGGCACGTTCACTTCCAGCAAGGTCCACAAGATTCTGCAAAGTTCCAGAACTCCAATCAACATAATTTAACAATTCTTTACTCTCAAGAAGCCAAAAGAGGGGGAAACAGATACCATACCAAACTTGCTATGAAAGATTTCACACGGCCTGAACTTTCCCGTAGGCTACTCTTTATGGTCTGAAactaaaaaagtgaaaatttcagCTTTATGCATGAATATGTAACCAATAAATGTATACATCATTAAAAACAAGTACAAGAAGATGATGGATTATATCGGAAACCTAAGAAAGTGAGAAGGATATATCTACACTTGCTAGTTAAAGACATATCTATTAAAGCACACATTGAAGCCGGTGATCCCATGATTCATGGGAAATCTTCTAACAGCAAGATTGATCCCACGATATATGGAAACCTCCTAAACAGCTAGATAGACTTGCAATTTAAATGTATTATGTTTGAATAGAAGATAGACTTGTTGATAAAATAGTTTGTAACTGAAAGTCTTATAAATATACAGGAGCCCACACGTTCAAAGGTGTGGAAGCCAACatcatttctccccaaaaccacacctcCTCAGCATATGCAACAAAAAACTCCAATTCACATGATCCTAAGCCTTTTCAATATCCAATTACAAAGCAAACCTAGCTCCCAAGATTTGAACAtgctatcaaggcattcattagcAAAGAGAACGAAATCTAGATTTTGCCTTCCTCCATTGAATGCATTCTAAGAGTTGCAACTAATCTTCTCCAGAACCATTTTCAACCTGTTGGCAAGTACTTTGACAACAATTTTGTAAACTCTACCCACTAGACTAATAGGGTGAAAATCCTTAATATCAATAGCCCctgatttttttgaaatgagAGGGGTGAAAGTTGCATTAAGACTTCTTTCAAACTTGCCCCTAGCATGGAAATCATGAAAAATATTCATTATATCATATTCTAAACATCTCCACAAGCTTTGAAGAACACCATAGAAAAACTGTCACTGCCTGAGACCTTATTACTGTTCAAGGCTTTTACCACCTCAAAAACCTCACCTTCCTCAAATGCTCTCTCCAACCAATTAGCCTCAACCTCACTAATGGATTCAAAAGAAAGGTCATCCAACATAGAATGCCAACTAAACTGTTCAGTATACAAACCAGTTCTTTTGGCAGCCCCATATCTTTCTTTGTACCATTTTAATCTTCACTGAGTGCCTTGAATTTGGAAACCAGTTCTTTTGAGTAATTATGCCAATAGGAAGAAAATCTAAGATTCTATAATAGGATATTCTGTCCTAATACCAAAATAATATAGGACAGATTAGGGAAAATCTGTCTATGTGTGGAGCTCATGTACAACATCATATTGAGATACATCTTACATGATTTTGAAGGTAAACTCATTAAGTCTTGGGTTAAAATAGTCTTTACTGTAGTCGTTGCTTTGgttatgagtatttttataagcTCCTGCAGAtatgaaacttaaaaaaattatcctaaattctaaaccctagacccctaaTGATTCTCTTAACTCTAAGCTGACCACAATCACAGAGACAAATTCCCCAAATCTGCCATACATTACGTCTCTTCTAAGTATATTATAAGTATACAATTTTTATATCCATCCTATAAACCTTAGAGCAAGGATATgtagaaaatagaaagaacGGAAAAGCATCCATCAAATTTCAGAATTAATTTATTACATTACATCATGAGAAAACATCAGGAAATTGTTGGACAAAAATATGTGGAAAAATGTAGAATTAATACCTTTGCAAAATACTTTCCTGGATGGTGAGCACATTGTAAGATAGTCAAAAGGGCGTACCCAAAGTGCCCAGATGTTTCTTTTTTCACTGCCTGCAATAAGTCAAGTTTGCTTGAGAAATGGATCAAAGGATGTCGAAGGGAAGATGGCTAAACAATGCACTATAGGCATACCTTTTTCAACGTGTTTCCATAAATATCATGGTTGTgaaattatttgtttctttaatatcATCCTAGAACAGGACAGAAGAATGCATAACAACCTAGTCTATCTTgatcaaaattagaaaaataaaagaagcctCGTACAGTAAGAAAAGGCTAATTCTAATTCAAATAAACTCACGGGCCAAAACTCCAAGCTGGACACAAATGGAAACCCACAATGATCCAATTCAATTTCAGCACAAACCCAAATCACCCAATGGAGAGAAATTTCTCTAATCCCTAAATGGTAAGAAAttaaagtaagaaaaataaaatctttacccaaaaacttaaattgatgATACcagtgcagctgaagtgcaaatCTTAGACAAATGCGTTGGCTGGAGGCTGCCGGAGAAGCGGTCGACGGAGCTAGCTGGAAACGGCGCCAGAGATCGGAGGTGAGGGGTAGTATGGCAGTtgaggggaaaagagagagcgtgagagagagaCTCGACAGGGACGTgaggacgagagagagagagagagagagagagagagagagagagagagagagagagagagagagagagagagagagagagagagagaggtgagagTGGATGAGAGATAGAGCTTGAGAGAGGCTTCTAAAAATGTTGAAgaaaggggagaagatggaagtgAAGAAACTGGCCTGGAAGAATTTCGTCCCAAAAAATCCCATAGCGCCAAGACCACCCACCTAAATTTTGGCATCAAAACGCTGTGTTTTACATATTAgtggccacttttttatatggccgctaataatatttttacttttttattttttttttatttttttatgttttcaaaatcttcagtttttttttttaaaaaaaaaccttttttttttttttgtttttctttaattttttttaatttgtttgtatcaaatatatatatatatattttttcgaaaaattggttttttttttaaaaaaaaaaaaagttaatttttggtttttctttcaacaaaaaaaaaaatcattctttttttcgtttttttaaaaaaaaatttaatagaaaactattttctcttttttatttttcgtctaattttttcttaaaaaaattattttcataactaaTACACTATGGTCGATCAAATGGTTTATCAATCAAAttaatcgatcaaaccttcattgtgtgaagtctaaTCAGTCGAACTCCATCACgattgatcaaatgatctattgatcctattggtctataaagatagatcgaatgatctatcggtcctattgatcgatcacgatcgatcggatgatctatcggtcctattgatcgatcacgaaaAAAGTGgccacatattattttgaaaacataaaaataactaaatattattagaggccacataagtggccgctaataatggattattagcggccacttttttggccgctaatagttttattattagtggccactttttggccgctaatagtttccCAAAATTTCCCTCAACtccccgccaagttattagcggccacttaattgtggccgctaataatttaCAAAAAACGGCGACTATTAGTGGCCAATTGtgtttggccgctaatagtgtattattagcggccaccttTAAATGTAGCCGCTAATAatatgatcattagcggccactatgcgttggccgctaataatgtggccgctaatgatcaaatttcttgtagtgtccAATGTGTAAAATGAGTACTTATAACAGATTTTGCCACGCGGACAGTGAGATTAATACCACTGTTTGTGTACTACTCTTGAAGATTAATTAGATCCGAAGTCCAAATCCTGCAGGTGTCGGTTCCAGTAGTAGTATCACTTCTTAGGTTGCTGTTTTGAGCTACCTCATATGAATAAGTCTGGCTCTGGCTGTTGTCAAGGCACTCCTCTCTGCAttctgtttcattttttttccttgaaattaTAGTCTGACTTGCCCACTTTCATCATCTTTAAGCTCAAGAACATGTCACTCTTGTCAGATGATGTCAAATTTGTGATTCACCCACCAAAAAAATCTCTAGAATCCCAATGCTCCGGTTAACTAGGCTGGAACTCGGGCAAACATTTGCATACCAACCTATTGGCTCCGTTTGGCAAAGGAAGAGTGGAATGAATCGTGCTGTGTCAGTCTGAGCAGTGAGCTAGGTCTATTCAAGAAAACCAACTCCAActttgaatttaataatttccaATTTTGCCCATAAAAAAGACGGCCACTTTTGTCCTTCCCTCTCTCGCAGCTCTCTCCCTCCATCTTTTTCCTTCATCAGAACTGTCTCTCTCTTCCACGGACTGGTCCGCCTCAGCAGACTTGGAATTGATTATCCTTATTATTTCCAGACTTGCACATAAAAAATGTCCAGTTTAAtcttcgctctctctctctctctctctctctctctctctctctctctctctctctctctctctctctctctctctctctctcgcttctTAGGCACAGCTAACACATTGCACGGACAGCACGGTTCAAAGCAACGGAATCCTCTCTATAGTGTATTCACTGCATCTCTCGCAGGTCTCAGGTTAGTcgactctccctctctcttttcgTAATTTTCGCCACAGtagcactctctctctctcccacaaGGCCCTGTCTGAAATGGCAGGTAAATCTTGCACCATTCCAACGCAGATCGATTCTCTCAGATCATAGTCGCTCTCAGATCCACTCTTACAAATGCCCTCACCTGTCGCCTCCCGCCTATTAGAAGCCCGTACACTGGAGATTCGGCTGAAGAGTTGGAATGCCTAGGAACTTCCTTCTAAGAGGCATACTTTCAGCAAAAAAATGGGTATCCGGTGCCTATTGGTGGTGGGAATGGGTGAAAAGTGTGCTTAATTTTGTTAGTTGCTGATGAAGATTTTCCAACTGGTCAAAATTCCTAGATTTgtaatgattgatgtattttaCTTTAACGCTTCCAGCCTCTTTACTGCTACGTCCACGTCCTGAAAGAAGCAAGCAGAATCTAATCAATCGCTTATTTTACTTTAAATTACCGGTGGCAGGAGGTGGCGCACGACCACCTCCATTGGTTGGGGATTGCCTGGCCAACCCCGAAGGAGTGATTGCCGGTGGGTAGCCACCCCTGCagtattaaaaacaaatatttttattttatttatttatatttttatattgtaatGAATTCATGTCGACTTCCTATTAAGTATGACATGACTGATTAACGGAATCTGATAACTTGGTGAATGAAAAACGTGTGCagggactgatttgtaattatagtttaccacaaaaaCTAtctatgaactttttgaaccacatgaactaatttataatttaggccaaccccagagatcaatggtgcaattatcggAGGGTTGGAGGAACTCCCCCTGCTCATTCATCTTAATAGCAGTGCCTTGGCCTTCCTTCTTCTAATGGAAATGAGCGACATATGTCAGTTATAGTTTGGGGTGATGGGGGGTTGAGaagttatttaaattttttaaaagacgtgctaacattaacttcatatacaccgttagataTATCAAAAATCTTGACCTTTCATTTGTTAGGAAACTCAACTAAAAGGATGTGAACTACAAGAAAGCCCATGAAGAAAGTGTGGCCCATGGAAAAAAGACTCGTTGAAATACAAATTATAATTCTACAAAAACAACCATCATTGAGAGTGGAGTCCACGAAAAAGGCCTCGTTTATAATTCTCGCCTTGGGCCCCAAAATATATCGAGCCGGCCTTGGTCTTAGGTATAGTTTCTAGCAGGAAGTAAGATGCGATCATCGATTAATATATCTAAGATCCTTTTCCCCTTTTACTTTCTCCACCATTTTGTTTCTATATCAAATCACCGGCAACTTCAAAGATCAATATAAACAATCAAGTAAATATCCAGGATGCACAACAAAGAACTATAAACAAATGTGCCAAAAGAAATGCTGAcagattgaaaaaattataaaaacaaaatactctTCTCAATAGGGATCGGAAAGTAAAACTCACACAAAGCAAGTACTTTGTCCTCaaataaacaaactaaaaaacatTAGCAAGTACAAATTAAAGGACATCAACAAAGCAATTGGCACATTACACTTGGGCATCAAAAACCACAGCAACAAATTCAGCAAAACAAGACTAACCCATCCGCCAACCCTTCCAAAGACCACAAGAACCAGATTCAGCATCAAATCCAATTCATATTCACCTAAACTCAATCTTCCCATGGAACAACAACACCCACTATTAAAAATAGAGTAAGAAACATCCAAGTCAAATGGCTCGACGGTGGCGGGCTCGCGTGGTTGATTTCAAGGTGGGGTTgagggaggagatggagagagggagggaaagattTGGGGAGAAAATGTCTAGGGAAGAAAATGGCTCGGTTCTTTGGATTTCAACgctgtttttcaatttttttttttttttaaataagggtTGACGTGGCGTGGTACCACGTCAGCAGTGATGGATGAATGCTAGATGAATAGAATTACTCATCTAGGACACATTGTGTACTCTTGTGCTATAGATGTCTTGGCATCTCGAGGTTTATGGTGAAGGTCCTTTCTAAGATCTCCAACGGggagttaaattttttaaaatagtcaaatttgattatttttccccctttttttttttttttttttctaacagtAAATAATGAATAGGCGACATttgcctattcactgttcatatGTTAAgatttctttaattaatattttctctctccctctccttcccTGTCTGTCGCTCTCTTTCTTCAGTACACGCACTCTCTTCCTTCTCTATTTCTTTCCCAATCTCCCGAACCTTCCTCCcctcctctcttttcttcttagAGCATTTGTAATGAGCTCCTCAAATAAGCTTTTTCCTCAAATTCTGCCGAGTTTCCTCAAAATTACCTCCGCAGCAAACTCCTCAGTGCTACAGTAGATTTGGTGATTGTCATATCTGCTCATCTGGTCTGGGGAGCCAAGCTTCGCTCGtctcttcatattttctatttctttattcaTTCTTCCCGCGATCTTGATCTCCTGAACGcatctcttccttctccttttcctctttatttccagttcttcctcctccttttcttattcttctttcctgttcttttgttcttctcgCCGAGTCCagatacacagagagagtagagagaccgagagtgaaagatgagatcgagagagagatcaaAGATGAGAAGAGagattgaagagagagagatcaagagaCTGAGGAGATCGGGAGAGGGAGTCGCAGATGGAGTCGGACCCGGAACCCAGGGGACCCGATCCTCTATAGGCTGTGGCTAGAACCGAAATTCAGCGAGGCATGGAGAGGTCTGGCGAGCCGTGAAACCAAAGGAGGCCGATCCTCCATGGGTCACCAGAGGCACGATTTTCCGGCGGTTCTAGTGGCAATTCTGGCGAACCCGTGACCCAGTGACCCGTTGACCCGAGACCCAGCAACTTTCAATGGCAAATTTCCTGTGAGCCAACAGCTGAATAACCCTatgatttagtttaatttgtcAGTTTATTATTGCTGTGGGTTACTCATGATTGGATTATTGTGGGTTGATGTTGATggatttttgtgttgtttggaTGTTGTTGGCTGAATGAGTGTTTGgattattgttgatttttagttgataaattgtGTTCTTGTTCGGCCATGTACTCTGTGATTTGGTTTGTTGGGCTGAATTGTTGTTAGAAGCCCTCCATTTTTCTGTTGAAACGATTTCCTATGTTTTGGATTGTCCCCTGTTTTGGTGTTGCTTGTGTACCCGGTTGTGTTTCCTATTTTAGTAGTATGCCTGTTTCGTTTGTTTTGGAATTGGGTGGATTCAATTGATGGTGTGTATTGTTATGGGTAATTACCATGGATGCGGTTCAAGGATTGAAACTGCATATTTGACATTTGCGTTGGTCCATCTCACATTGAATAATGTTGGAAGGTTGGTGAGTGCCTCCATTCAATTCCATTTAAGGTGTTGGTCCATCTGATATTGAATAACGTTGGAAGGTCTTGGTTTTTTACGCATCAATGCTCATTAAGAGCAAAATATTGTTGCAGCATCCAACTACTTCCATTAAGGGGTTGGTTTACATCTGATATTGAACAAAAATTCTGCAGTATCAGTTTTGTACGCATCAATGCTCATTAAGAGCGATTTGTTATAGATGATGTTCATTAATTGGTGGCTTCCATTATCATTCATTCACAAGCTAGATGGGCGTTAGAGTTGTATGAGCATGAGATTTCTAATAAATTTTGGTTTCATGTGTAAGTTAAAAGTAGTTGAAGGTGGTtgttttaaaactaataaaaaatagtatttatttgaagtagagaatatttaggGAGTTTTATATTTGATGCCTTTAAAAAGTGGAtctccaaaataacaaaagagtattttttccccaaaatttgAGGAAACTTTGAGGAGCTCATTACAAATGCTCTTATATTCTTGGTCTTTCTTTCTCGTCCGAGCCACAGAGAGGGCGAGAGACCGGGAGAGAAACAGGGAGATTCAGGggacagagagatcaagagagaaACAGTGAGACCCATGAGAGATTTTGAGAGATTGGAGGACTGGGTTGTCGCCGGTAGTGAACCCGTGAACCCAAATGGGCAGAAACCATGAGAGAGGCCAGATTTTCCGATGGGTTTCTGGTGTTCGGTGAATGGGTTATTGAAGAGGCGTTTTCCGGTGGACCTTAAGCGAACGATGAAAAGAGAGGGatttttctctcactttctcgGCTCTGAACTGTGAGAGAAGGGAAAGGAAGTCGACTATAAAACCGGAGAGTGAGGGGGAGActggagagtgagagagaagtgaaaaaaataaaataaaagaaaatggttaaaaaataatattttaacaaaatagagGGTAAGCTGTTAGAGTTTATATCGAAAGgttgataattaaaaaaataaaaataaaaaattgaatagttaaaataaaaattattgccGGAGATGCTCCAACACATTCCAGTCTTCCCTAGTTTGACATATAAGCAGCACAAATATGGGTTAAAACTCCTAATGATGAAAACTGTCCGATTCGTAAATTGGCATGAGCTGGAGAATGTTTGACGTACCTGTAGCCTGCAGGTAGAATTTGAGTGGAGACTGGAGAGTGTCTTTCAGTAATTGGAAGTGCTTTTACCTATGTCAATGGCCGCTCAAATATTGGCCCATAACAAAGTAACTTTCTTGCTCAATTTGTATTGAggtaaagtatatatttttttttgcttgtagtataatatttttaacgaaataattttcagaaaaaaacaatctttttaaaagaaattttcagCATTTGACTCGTACGAAAATATTACCAACAACGAAAAACTACTGAAGACGAGATTCCAGCGATGGTGGCTAAAATTCGATAGCACTGTCTAGATTTTGGCCAATTCAAATGGCCAGTTTCATCGCAATCTGGCGGTGGTTGCCGGATTTCGGCGACAGAGGCTAGGCCAAAATCCAGCTAGTACAACCGAATTCCAGCAACCGgatcccaaaatctggggaccTTCGGTTGTAGATTCGGGCTGTCAAAAACTCCAATGCTCGACAGTGGTGAATTCTCATAAATGTGCATGCAAAAATGAAGAGTTTTaattcagaaaacgatttacagtttttaaaactATGAATCATTTCCAAAAATAGAAGATGCGTTTTCGGTCAaacttaaaatgatttttactaACCATCATTTTCGAttgcaccaaacaccaaaaaatacataaaatattttacgccaaacaaacaaagcataagCAAAGGAATGATGAACCCAACGATCCAAAATATGAGATTTTTCAGGTAAGCACCGTATCTACGAGGAGCTTTACTCTACTAGAATTGATATCAAATGTTTGGTCCACTAGAATTTTTGCAAGTCTGATAGATGACAGACTCGTGATAACTTCCATTGTCATAAGCTGGCATTATCATGTTTCTTCTACAGTACTACTTGTTACTTCCGTATATGTATCAGGTTTGCTAGAAGAAGTAGCTTTGCTAGAAAGGCCTCTCCATGAAACAAATGCCGGCTGTTTTGGAGTTGGAATTGTTGCAACTTCACTGTCAAGCATGGTAATAACATTTGACATGGTGGGTCGGTCTTTTGGGTCTTCTTGTACGCATAAGAGTCCAACATTCACGCACTTCACAAACTGATCTGCATTGCAAATTTCAGGTAGAGTCGGGTCCATTAAATCCAACACCTTCATTTCACCCCATAATCTCCATGCCTATGACATTTTAAAATCAGAGTTTTATATGCAGTATAAAATAACCAAGGAAATTAATGATTGCAAGAAATTAAACACACTTACATAGCCTATAAGGCTCATGGCTAGTTCTGACTCATAAAATCCTGTATTCTTTTTTCCGCTAATAATCTCAAGTAGAACTACACCAAAGCTAAAAACATCGGATTTAATTGAGAAAAGTCCATCTAATGCATACTCCGGAGACATATAACCACTGCATGCATGCCAACATATTTCATCAGTGGATAACACAAGCACTTGTATATTCTTTATGAAAACAGAGTTGGGGGATTAAAATTTGTTCTTACTAAGTTCCAACTACTCTAGTTGTATTTGACCCTGTTTCTTTCCGTCCAATAATCCTTGCCAAGCCAAAGTCAGATATTTTGGGGTTCATCTCCTCATCTAAAAGAATGTTGCTAGTTTTCAAATCTCTATGAATGATCCTCAATCTAGAGTCGTGGTGAAGATAAAGAAGCCCACGAGCAATTCCCAAAATGATGTTGATGCGCATTTCCCAGTCCAAACACATGCTTCGCTTTTGATCTTGCAAGTTTTCCATTTTCCATTCAAAGAACAGTGTCAAGAATAGTAACAAATCAACTTTTACTCAAACAAGATATATACAACAGATTAGGAATTCAGTTTAGAGACCAACCAAATATAAATGAGTCTAAGCTTTTATTGGGCATGTACTCATAGAGTAAAATCTTTTCATCTCCATTTATGCAATATCCCCGAAGTCTAACAAGATTTCTATGTTGAAGTTTTGCAATCAACACcacttcatttttaaattcttgtaAGCCTTGTCCTGAGACACTTGAGAGCCTTTTTACTGCAATTTCTTGACTTCCTGAAAATAAGCCCTGTGAAACCATACTCACAATGTTATCAATAACTAGAAACTAGTTTACATGAACACTAACACTAGTTAATGCTATTGAAATTACCTTGTAAACAGGCCCATAGCCCCCCTCTCCGAGCTTGTTTGCATCTGAGAAGCTATCTGTAGCTGCTAAAATGCCTTCCAAATCAAAAAAAGGTACATCTATGcctctctcatcttcttctctGAACTGACCCGAGCCCATTAAATCTGTCAGATGTCTTTCACTATCTAATGTGCGAAGTACTCGATTTCTTTCATTACTTCTTCTGTTGTCTGAGTTTAGTAGACAACCATATGTATCAATTACACTTGcatgataattaattatatgaaagAGCTAAGAAATGGCTTCATTTTGATTCAAATGGAAAATACATATTGTGCACAATAGagtaattttgttaaaatcaccaaatattctaaaagtttaagttgatagaaattgatgaatttaatcatttcatttataatctaacatttttcgaAAAGCAGTTACCTTGTCTCCTGGCTATCTTTCTTCTCCacaaatatatacatacaattGTTGCACTTGTGAGAACAAACACTTCTATTAGAGAAATCATAACAATTAGAGTCAACGTCGACATCTTTCCTTTTGAATGCTCTTTTGAAGTCTGAGGATAATCACCTGCTACAAGACCTGATTGAAAAATCAAAGTGATAAGTTAAATTATAATGTCTGTTAATGTTAGTACAAGGTAAGCGTGATACCAAAAGCCTGAGCCTGGCAATAAGCTAAAAAGGATTTGAAAGTTCTATAAAAAACCTTGAAATTTCTAATGTACAATTATCACCCCAAAAATGGCCATATATATTCCCTAAACAAAAACACCAGCTGGAGGCCTCTAAAGCCCTAGGTGAGAGAGGGCAGAACATCAGCCTATATATAGAAGGCAAAACCCCTCCATCAGCCAGGCAATGATTCTAAAAAAACCTACTCTCAGGCACTCACACCCATCACTGACCATTGCGCACCACCGCACTACCAAAGGCAATTTCTCACACCCTACGTACTACCACATCCACATTCATACTCTTACTACCTTTAATCTAGATTTACTAGCTTTGCTCTCTATCAATAAAGGATTTTACTATTTTAGGTGTCAGAGTGCATATGGTCTTATGGGATTGGTGGGCTTAGCTTTCTGACGACCTCTCCCTTATTTTATAGATGAACTCCTTCCCAGGACGCGACTTGAGGTCACTCAAGGTGCTTGAaccaacaaatttaaaaatggaaaacaaaatatcaatagGACAGGATCCTCCTAGCTGTCTAATTCTTTCTTCACTAACAGAGCAATCTCAATCTACCATAGGCACATGAAATAGTTTCCTAACCTTTAGTACAATTTGAATTTGAGCCATCCCATTGGAAGCTTCCATTGCAAAGGCACCTCTTCTTTCCATCTGTTCCTCTATTGCAAGTTGAATTTGGCCAGTCCTTGCAGTCTCTGGATGAAGTACAGTTTGG
Protein-coding regions in this window:
- the LOC133861730 gene encoding G-type lectin S-receptor-like serine/threonine-protein kinase At4g03230 isoform X1, which codes for MVSHRRKINCILSASCLLSSIFSLYILLLCFCRVDCYARDTLKQGDWITDNGTALVSSGGTFKLGFFTSNHKRFVGIWYKQDQQTVVWVSNRDSPVVNATGTFGIADDGNFKISDTTGKEYWSTDKSSSTNRTLKLMDSGNLVLSDDDDQLATSLWESFRRPTHTFLPGMKMDENLMLTSWIGDGDPGIGEFTFKQYEEEGGHYVISKQTGDYWRSWMSGKFSSTDELMPYAIAYLLSNFSKSLNQTKYPLPPKSSAQLLLDYNYTRLVMNYNGELQYLKWDADKGNWSMIWREPEDNCSIYNAFGKFGSCNISLSAAVSVSQLKIEPNCTSSRDCKDWPNSTCNRGTDGKKRCLCNGSFQWDGSNSNCTKGLVAGDYPQTSKEHSKGKMSTLTLIVMISLIEVFVLTSATIVCIYLWRRKIARRQDNRRSNERNRVLRTLDSERHLTDLMGSGQFREEDERGIDVPFFDLEGILAATDSFSDANKLGEGGYGPVYKGLFSGSQEIAVKRLSSVSGQGLQEFKNEVVLIAKLQHRNLVRLRGYCINGDEKILLYEYMPNKSLDSFIFDQKRSMCLDWEMRINIILGIARGLLYLHHDSRLRIIHRDLKTSNILLDEEMNPKISDFGLARIIGRKETGSNTTRVVGTYGYMSPEYALDGLFSIKSDVFSFGVVLLEIISGKKNTGFYESELAMSLIGYAWRLWGEMKVLDLMDPTLPEICNADQFVKCVNVGLLCVQEDPKDRPTMSNVITMLDSEVATIPTPKQPAFVSWRGLSSKATSSSKPDTYTEVTSSTVEET
- the LOC133861730 gene encoding G-type lectin S-receptor-like serine/threonine-protein kinase At4g03230 isoform X2, whose translation is MVSHRRKINCILSASCLLSSIFSLYILLLCFCRVDCYARDTLKQGDWITDNGTALVSSGGTFKLGFFTSNHKRFVGIWYKQDQQTVVWVSNRDSPVVNATGTFGIADDGNFKISDTTGKEYWSTDKSSSTNRTLKLMDSGNLVLSDDDDQLATSLWESFRRPTHTFLPGMKMDENLMLTSWIGDGDPGIGEFTFKQYEEEGGHYVISKQTGDYWRSWMSGKFSSTDELMPYAIAYLLSNFSKSLNQTKYPLPPKSSAQLLLDYNYTRLVMNYNGELQYLKWDADKGNWSMIWREPEDNCSIYNAFGKFGSCNISLSAAVSVSQLKIEPNCTSSRDCKDWPNSTCNRGTDGKKRCLCNGSFQWDGSNSNCTKGLVAGDYPQTSKEHSKGKMSTLTLIVMISLIEVFVLTSATIVCIYLWRRKIARRQDNRRSNERNRVLRTLDSERHLTDLMGSGQFREEDERGIDVPFFDLEGILAATDSFSDANKLGEGGYGPVYKGLFSGSQEIAVKRLSSVSGQGLQEFKNEVVLIAKLQHRNLVRLRGYCINGDEKILLYEYMPNKSLDSFIFDQKRSMCLDWEMRINIILGIARGLLYLHHDSRLRIIHRDLKTSNILLDEEMNPKISDFGLARIIGRKETGSNTTRVVGTYGYMSPEYALDGLFSIKSDVFSFGVVLLEIISGKKNTGFYESELAMSLIGYISL